Proteins found in one Corynebacterium freneyi genomic segment:
- a CDS encoding MFS transporter, with amino-acid sequence MALYEKLVSPADTSDMPDDVARDIPANGMKFIAANGLQNAGDQVINPKTVLPWLLTSQGAPGLAIALLVPIRESLSMLPQAALTPWVKRRAHRKSVWVAGSVTQGAMALVMALSAAVLDGTAAAVAILSALAVFALGRSLCSIGSKDVQGRTIPKGQRGQITGLATMLSGFVAITLGLGIRWFGSDDLPTAVLTWMIAISSLTWFIGAIIFHRVTEPAGETSEEPAGSWVRESWELLSDDAPFRNFVIVRSLLLVSALSPTFFVALSAERGDGELSGLGPFLIASGAAAILGGRISGKLSDRSSKSTMTWGAGLASLILLAVMAQVAFAEGWSGWALPVAYFLITLTHTGVRVARKTYVVDMAEGDQRTTYVAVANSAMGVILLLTGAISGGLAMLGSMWALGFFAVLGLVGVAMARALPEVSAQTPE; translated from the coding sequence ATGGCGCTCTACGAAAAGCTGGTGTCCCCGGCCGACACTTCCGACATGCCGGACGACGTCGCCCGCGACATCCCGGCCAACGGCATGAAGTTCATTGCGGCCAATGGTCTGCAGAACGCCGGCGATCAGGTGATCAACCCGAAGACGGTGCTGCCGTGGCTGCTCACGTCGCAGGGCGCCCCCGGCCTGGCGATCGCGCTGCTGGTGCCCATCCGCGAATCCCTGTCGATGCTGCCGCAGGCGGCGCTGACACCTTGGGTGAAGCGCCGCGCCCACCGCAAGTCGGTGTGGGTGGCGGGGTCGGTGACCCAGGGCGCGATGGCGTTGGTCATGGCGTTGTCCGCGGCGGTGCTCGACGGGACGGCTGCGGCGGTGGCCATCCTTTCGGCGCTGGCGGTTTTCGCGCTGGGCCGTTCGCTCTGCTCGATCGGGTCGAAAGACGTCCAGGGGCGGACGATCCCCAAGGGTCAGCGCGGCCAGATCACGGGCTTGGCGACGATGCTGTCGGGCTTCGTCGCCATCACGCTGGGTCTGGGCATCCGCTGGTTCGGCAGCGACGATCTGCCGACGGCCGTGTTGACGTGGATGATCGCGATTTCGTCGTTGACGTGGTTCATCGGCGCGATCATCTTCCACCGCGTCACCGAACCCGCGGGCGAAACCTCGGAGGAACCCGCCGGATCGTGGGTGCGGGAATCCTGGGAGTTGCTTTCCGACGACGCGCCGTTCCGAAACTTCGTCATCGTCCGTTCGCTGCTGCTGGTCTCCGCCCTGTCGCCGACGTTTTTCGTGGCCCTGTCGGCCGAACGGGGCGACGGGGAACTCTCCGGGCTGGGGCCGTTTCTCATCGCCTCCGGCGCCGCCGCAATCCTCGGCGGCCGCATCAGCGGAAAACTCAGCGACCGGTCGTCGAAAAGCACCATGACCTGGGGTGCCGGCCTGGCCTCCCTGATCCTGCTGGCCGTGATGGCGCAGGTCGCCTTCGCCGAGGGCTGGTCCGGCTGGGCGCTGCCCGTCGCCTACTTCCTGATCACCCTGACCCACACCGGCGTGCGCGTCGCCCGCAAAACCTACGTCGTGGACATGGCCGAAGGCGACCAACGCACCACCTACGTCGCCGTCGCCAACTCCGCGATGGGCGTCATCCTCCTGCTCACCGGCGCCATCTCCGGCGGCCTGGCGATGCTCGGCTCCATGTGGGCCCTCGGATTCTTCGCCGTGCTCGGACTCGTGGGCGTGGCCATGGCCCGCGCCCTGCCGGAAGTGTCGGCGCAAACGCCCGAATAG
- a CDS encoding TetR/AcrR family transcriptional regulator → MGNPGNDVRRRMSGPERRRQLLDVGRGAFAERGLDGTSMEEIASRAGVSKPVVYEHFGTKDGLYREVVAEEMERLERVIAESISKGRSRARIERAVVGLLEYVEEHTDGFTILARDPASTSGLATLLGNATGRVSHILGAAFARAGLDESHAVLYSQALVGMVSQTAQWWLDERTGSREGPAMDRETVAAHIVNLCWNGLAGMESHPVLRGDVEGPAAEEGAVLGAGAEADPADRVRRLNDRG, encoded by the coding sequence ATGGGAAATCCGGGAAACGACGTTCGCAGGCGCATGAGCGGGCCGGAACGTCGCAGGCAGCTTCTCGACGTCGGCCGCGGGGCGTTCGCCGAGCGTGGCCTCGATGGCACGTCGATGGAGGAGATCGCTTCCCGGGCGGGGGTGTCGAAGCCGGTGGTGTACGAGCATTTCGGCACGAAGGACGGCCTGTACCGCGAGGTGGTGGCCGAGGAGATGGAGCGTCTGGAGCGCGTCATCGCCGAGTCGATTTCGAAGGGCCGGTCGCGTGCCCGCATCGAGCGGGCGGTGGTCGGTTTGCTCGAGTACGTGGAGGAGCACACGGACGGGTTCACCATTCTCGCCCGTGATCCCGCGTCGACGTCGGGCTTGGCGACGTTGCTGGGCAACGCCACCGGCCGGGTGTCCCATATTTTGGGCGCCGCGTTCGCCCGTGCGGGGCTCGACGAGTCCCATGCCGTGTTGTATTCGCAGGCGCTGGTGGGCATGGTGTCGCAGACGGCGCAGTGGTGGCTGGACGAGCGCACGGGGTCGCGGGAGGGCCCGGCGATGGACCGGGAGACGGTGGCGGCGCACATCGTGAACCTGTGCTGGAACGGGCTGGCCGGCATGGAGTCTCACCCGGTGTTGCGCGGCGACGTCGAGGGCCCCGCCGCCGAAGAGGGCGCGGTGCTCGGGGCGGGCGCCGAGGCCGATCCCGCCGACCGGGTCCGCCGTCTCAACGACCGTGGCTGA
- a CDS encoding ribose-phosphate diphosphokinase has product MTGEWIDNQKNLMLFSGRAHPELGEAVAKELGVELTPMTARDFANGEIFVRFEESVRGCDAFVLQAHPAPLNKWLVEQLIMIDALKRGSAKRITAILPFFPYARQDKKHRGREPISARLVADLLKAAGADRIVSVDLHTDQIQGFFDGPVDHMHAMPILADYIKANYSLENLCVVSPDAGRVKVSEKWANTLGDAPLAFIHKTRSVDVANQIVANRVVGDVDGRVCLLIDDMIDTGGTIAGAVKVLREAGAADVIIATTHGVFSDPARERLSKCGAREVITTDTLPQNADGWDNLTVLPIAPLLAQTIHEIFENGSVTTLFEGQA; this is encoded by the coding sequence ATGACCGGCGAGTGGATCGACAACCAGAAGAACCTCATGCTTTTCTCCGGGCGCGCGCACCCGGAGCTGGGTGAAGCGGTGGCGAAGGAGTTGGGCGTCGAGCTGACCCCGATGACCGCCCGCGACTTCGCCAACGGCGAGATCTTCGTCCGTTTCGAGGAGTCCGTCCGCGGCTGCGACGCTTTCGTTCTGCAGGCGCACCCGGCGCCGCTGAACAAGTGGCTGGTGGAGCAGCTGATCATGATCGACGCCCTGAAGCGCGGTTCCGCCAAGCGCATCACGGCGATCCTGCCGTTCTTCCCGTACGCGCGCCAGGACAAGAAGCACCGTGGCCGCGAGCCGATTTCCGCCCGCCTGGTCGCGGATCTGCTCAAGGCCGCCGGCGCCGACCGCATCGTGTCGGTGGACCTGCACACCGACCAGATCCAGGGCTTCTTCGACGGCCCGGTCGACCACATGCACGCCATGCCGATCCTGGCCGACTACATCAAGGCGAACTACTCGCTGGAGAACCTGTGCGTGGTCTCCCCCGACGCCGGTCGCGTGAAGGTGTCGGAGAAGTGGGCGAACACGCTGGGCGATGCGCCGCTGGCGTTCATCCACAAGACCCGCAGCGTGGACGTGGCCAATCAGATCGTGGCCAACCGCGTCGTCGGCGACGTCGACGGTCGCGTGTGCCTGCTGATCGACGACATGATCGACACCGGCGGCACGATCGCCGGTGCGGTGAAGGTGCTGCGCGAGGCCGGTGCCGCCGACGTCATCATCGCCACCACCCACGGCGTGTTCTCCGACCCGGCCCGCGAGCGTCTGTCCAAGTGCGGCGCCCGCGAGGTCATCACCACGGACACGCTGCCGCAGAACGCCGACGGCTGGGACAACCTCACCGTCCTGCCGATCGCCCCGCTGCTGGCGCAGACCATTCACGAGATCTTCGAAAACGGCTCCGTCACCACCCTTTTCGAGGGCCAGGCGTAG
- the glmU gene encoding bifunctional UDP-N-acetylglucosamine diphosphorylase/glucosamine-1-phosphate N-acetyltransferase GlmU — protein sequence MSNGTGTPTAVVILAAGQGTRMKSDTPKMLHGIGGRTMLEHALHAAHGVDPQQIVAVVGHQRDKVIEAISEWVAGRSEGSLSNGVGIAHQEEQNGTGHAVQCALDDVTLADFEGTVLVTTSDVPLLDASTLTALLDEHNRKPRAAVTVLTSTADNPHGYGRIVRNSDGEVLRIVEEKDATADERRITEVNSGVYAFDAATLRHALTQLDTDNAQGELYLTDVIGIAREADRSVRGHRIDDAMVVAGVNDRVQLATLGAELNRRITEKAMRGGATIVDPATTWIDVDVRIGRDVTILPGTQLLGGTVIGDGATIGPDTTLRDVTVGEGATVYRTHGTDSVIGADAEVGPFTYLRPGTVLGEEGKLGGFVETKKAVIGRGSKVPHLTYVGDAEIGEHSNIGASSVFVNYDGVNKHRTVIGSHVRTGSDTMFIAPVKVGDGAYSGAGTVIKDDVPPGALAVSGGPQRNIEGWVQRKRPGTPAAEAAEAAQVAAADAPAESDGAAGDDPDASA from the coding sequence ATGAGCAACGGCACCGGCACGCCCACCGCCGTCGTCATCCTGGCCGCCGGCCAGGGCACCCGCATGAAGTCGGACACCCCCAAGATGCTCCACGGCATCGGCGGGCGCACGATGCTGGAGCACGCCCTGCACGCGGCCCACGGCGTCGACCCGCAGCAGATCGTCGCCGTCGTCGGCCACCAGCGGGACAAGGTCATCGAAGCCATCTCCGAATGGGTCGCCGGCCGGTCCGAGGGATCGCTGTCCAACGGCGTCGGCATCGCCCACCAGGAAGAGCAAAACGGCACCGGCCACGCCGTCCAGTGCGCCCTGGACGACGTCACGCTCGCCGACTTCGAGGGCACCGTGCTGGTGACCACCTCCGACGTGCCCCTCCTCGACGCCTCGACGCTGACCGCACTGCTCGACGAGCACAACCGCAAGCCACGCGCTGCCGTGACCGTGCTGACGTCGACCGCCGACAACCCCCACGGCTACGGCCGCATCGTCCGCAACTCCGACGGCGAAGTCCTGCGCATCGTCGAAGAAAAGGACGCCACCGCCGACGAACGCCGCATCACCGAGGTCAACTCCGGCGTCTACGCCTTCGACGCCGCCACCCTGCGCCACGCCCTGACCCAGCTCGACACCGACAACGCACAGGGCGAGCTGTACCTCACCGACGTCATCGGCATCGCCCGCGAAGCCGACCGCTCCGTGCGCGGCCACCGCATCGACGACGCCATGGTCGTCGCCGGCGTCAACGACCGGGTGCAGCTGGCGACCCTCGGCGCCGAACTCAACCGCCGCATCACCGAAAAGGCCATGCGCGGCGGCGCCACCATCGTCGACCCCGCCACCACCTGGATCGACGTCGACGTGCGCATCGGCCGCGACGTCACCATCCTTCCGGGCACCCAGCTGCTCGGCGGCACGGTCATCGGCGACGGCGCCACCATCGGCCCCGACACCACCCTGCGCGACGTCACCGTCGGCGAGGGCGCCACCGTCTACCGCACCCACGGCACCGACTCCGTCATCGGCGCCGACGCCGAAGTCGGCCCGTTCACGTACCTCCGCCCGGGCACCGTCCTCGGCGAGGAAGGCAAGCTCGGCGGCTTCGTCGAAACCAAGAAGGCCGTCATCGGCCGCGGCTCCAAGGTCCCCCACCTGACCTACGTCGGCGATGCGGAGATCGGCGAGCACTCCAACATCGGCGCATCCAGCGTCTTCGTCAACTACGACGGCGTCAACAAGCACCGCACCGTCATCGGCTCCCATGTCCGCACCGGTTCGGACACCATGTTCATCGCGCCGGTCAAGGTGGGTGACGGCGCCTATTCCGGTGCAGGTACTGTTATCAAGGACGACGTTCCCCCCGGGGCGTTGGCGGTCAGCGGTGGCCCCCAGCGAAACATCGAGGGGTGGGTCCAGCGGAAGCGGCCGGGCACCCCGGCGGCGGAAGCGGCCGAAGCGGCGCAGGTCGCGGCGGCCGACGCCCCCGCCGAATCCGACGGTGCCGCGGGCGATGACCCCGACGCCTCCGCGTAA
- a CDS encoding MazG nucleotide pyrophosphohydrolase domain-containing protein, with the protein MTIIVLDPRFPTAIPLEAANLLTGEVAYTEEVSIRIRWAIADAGGRSVSEAEVLVTTDVDNDEVVDRIAAGEKVYGVGLDEAPSPAAVAAPSPAAVAAPAPSSAPAASEGTEAATVAADAENAEGSEDAKSAGAASGGSPQGSSQASASTLDDDPSSGTAAFGAGDAERFPRMAEAIDVMAAARRTGEWEAGQTHASLLPYLIEEAFEFIDAVNEGGDIRGELSDLLLQVLFQAEVADDFDIEDVAGAFVDKMRSRKPYLFDGSRDIGEGAELMPVEEQEAAWAAGRGGPRSQPAEYLPALSLAEEAIRRARQLGLSDSDIPVELMCPTPGLELESGCEARTRFVAREFLAHLDSLGQPEPTADAEATADHAEPVAGDEYPSEYPEDYPDYPDGPDSTGDWSVPVDTMR; encoded by the coding sequence ATGACCATCATCGTGTTGGACCCGCGGTTTCCCACCGCAATTCCCCTGGAGGCGGCGAATCTGCTGACGGGGGAGGTGGCCTACACCGAAGAGGTGTCGATCCGCATCCGGTGGGCGATCGCCGACGCCGGCGGGCGTTCCGTCTCGGAGGCGGAGGTGCTGGTGACCACCGACGTCGACAACGACGAGGTGGTTGATCGCATCGCCGCGGGGGAGAAGGTGTACGGCGTCGGTCTCGACGAGGCCCCGTCGCCCGCCGCCGTCGCCGCCCCGTCGCCCGCCGCCGTCGCCGCCCCGGCACCGTCGTCGGCGCCGGCTGCGTCCGAGGGCACGGAGGCTGCGACGGTTGCAGCGGATGCAGAGAACGCCGAAGGGTCCGAGGACGCGAAGTCTGCCGGGGCCGCATCGGGGGGTTCCCCGCAGGGCTCCTCGCAGGCGTCCGCCTCGACGCTTGACGACGACCCGTCGTCCGGCACCGCGGCCTTCGGGGCCGGAGACGCCGAGCGTTTCCCGCGGATGGCCGAGGCCATCGACGTGATGGCCGCCGCCCGCCGCACGGGGGAGTGGGAGGCCGGCCAGACCCACGCGAGCCTGCTGCCGTACCTGATCGAGGAGGCGTTCGAGTTCATCGACGCCGTCAACGAGGGCGGCGACATCCGCGGCGAGCTGTCGGATCTGCTGCTGCAGGTGCTGTTCCAGGCGGAGGTGGCCGACGACTTCGACATCGAAGACGTCGCCGGGGCGTTCGTGGACAAGATGCGTTCGCGCAAGCCGTACCTTTTCGACGGTTCGCGCGACATCGGCGAGGGCGCGGAGCTGATGCCGGTGGAGGAGCAGGAGGCCGCGTGGGCCGCCGGTCGCGGAGGCCCGCGGTCGCAGCCCGCCGAGTACCTGCCGGCGCTGTCGCTGGCGGAGGAGGCCATCCGCCGCGCCCGGCAGCTCGGCCTGTCGGATTCGGACATCCCCGTCGAGCTGATGTGCCCGACCCCGGGCCTGGAGTTGGAGTCGGGCTGCGAGGCCCGCACCCGTTTCGTCGCGCGCGAGTTCCTGGCCCACCTCGATTCGCTGGGTCAGCCGGAGCCGACCGCCGACGCGGAGGCCACGGCCGACCATGCCGAGCCCGTCGCCGGGGACGAGTACCCGAGCGAGTACCCGGAGGACTACCCGGACTACCCGGACGGTCCGGACTCGACCGGCGATTGGTCGGTGCCCGTCGACACGATGCGGTGA
- the mfd gene encoding transcription-repair coupling factor, with protein sequence MIARTVNNTKNAKAVPMVAPLSGLAQVVAGEPQLRGVVKHLGDPELHLTGNDRVRPYLIAALAAKTPVLAVTATGREAEDLTAELRAMLGEGAAMFPSWETLPHERLSPAVDTVATRRAVLAGMKSGKVRVVVAAVRSLVQPVLDDGAEPIRLAVDAEVPDLPEKLESHGYSRVDMVGRRGQFAVRGGIVDVFPATADNPVRVELWGDEITELRLFSVGDQRTISEEEGAAPLGAVDVHACRALLLDDDVRARAGELAGERSGDVQEMLVRISEGQWVDGMEALIPLLTDRPLVPLTKLLPDGAHTLLCGPERIRSRAADLITTGEEFMAAAWETAAMGGGAPIPSDGLEASAYRHIDDVRRAPWWTMSPPGMLDGGVTEDDVLPLTYEPGPEPRGDLKAIGAMMAQLRQATVDGQRVAYVAGTPAGVRRQAEKFREAGIACRIATGPEQPEPGRITVYQGVSHGGLVFPRTDGGALTVIAEADVTGNRVTDIGGGRRKPAKRRNRVDPLALTAGDYVVHDTHGIGRFVKLTERTIGTGDDMARREYVVLEYASGKRGGPPDQLYVPMESLDQLTRYVGGEKPTLSKMGGSDWKSTKRKARGAVREIAEELVKLYAERQAAPGHAFAPDSPWQAEMEDNFPFAETEDQLTAIAEIKADMEKPAPMDRVLIGDVGYGKTEVALRAAFKAVQDGKQVAVLVPTTLLAQQHLATFSERMEGFPVTIRGLSRFTSTREAKEIITGLAEGTVDIVIGTHRLLQTGVTWKELGLVIVDEEQRFGVEHKEHIKALRNHVDVLTMSATPIPRTLEMSMAGIREMSQILTPPEDRHPVLTYVGAQSDKQIAAAIRRELLRDGQVFYLHNKVSTIDKAAQKVRDLVPEARVVVAHGQMGEDMLERTVQGFWDREFDVLVCTTIVETGLDIANANTLIVENAHHMGLSQLHQLRGRVGRSRERAYAYFLYPADQTLTETSYDRLSTIAQNNDLGAGMAVAMKDLEMRGAGNVLGAEQSGHISGVGFDMYVRLVGEAVAALKAVADGETPDASAQEPKEIRIDLPVDANIPASYVDSERLRLEAYRKFASAQALEDVDVVLDELSDRYGEPPVEVQRLAAISRLRIICREFGVHEVQATGSHIKIGPMELADSKQVRLKRLHPQSTYRAASRTVSVAVPKEGKGLRAKPVRDVALVQWVADFLTGMAGIPVMDIVGGAHGGKDRK encoded by the coding sequence ATGATCGCGAGGACCGTGAACAACACCAAAAACGCCAAGGCCGTGCCGATGGTCGCCCCGTTGTCGGGGCTGGCCCAGGTGGTGGCGGGTGAACCGCAGCTGCGCGGCGTCGTCAAGCATCTCGGCGACCCGGAGCTGCACCTGACCGGCAACGACCGCGTCCGCCCGTACCTCATCGCGGCGCTGGCGGCGAAAACCCCCGTGCTGGCGGTGACCGCCACGGGCCGGGAGGCGGAGGATCTGACCGCGGAGTTGCGTGCGATGCTCGGCGAGGGCGCGGCGATGTTCCCGTCGTGGGAGACGCTGCCGCACGAGCGGCTGTCGCCGGCGGTGGACACGGTGGCCACGCGCCGGGCGGTGCTGGCCGGGATGAAGTCGGGGAAGGTCCGCGTCGTCGTCGCGGCGGTGCGGTCCCTGGTGCAGCCGGTGCTCGACGATGGAGCCGAACCGATCCGCCTCGCCGTCGACGCGGAAGTGCCGGACCTGCCGGAAAAGCTCGAAAGCCACGGCTACTCACGGGTGGACATGGTCGGCCGCCGCGGCCAGTTCGCGGTGCGCGGCGGCATCGTCGACGTGTTCCCCGCCACGGCCGACAACCCGGTTCGCGTGGAGTTGTGGGGCGACGAGATCACGGAACTGCGCCTGTTCTCCGTCGGCGACCAGCGCACCATCTCCGAGGAGGAGGGCGCCGCACCGTTGGGCGCCGTCGACGTCCACGCCTGCCGGGCCCTGCTTCTCGACGACGACGTTCGGGCGCGCGCCGGGGAACTCGCCGGCGAGCGTTCCGGTGACGTGCAGGAGATGCTCGTGCGCATTTCGGAAGGGCAATGGGTCGACGGGATGGAGGCCCTCATCCCGTTGCTCACCGACCGGCCCCTGGTGCCGCTGACGAAACTGCTTCCCGACGGCGCCCACACGCTGCTGTGCGGGCCGGAACGCATTCGTTCGCGTGCCGCGGACCTCATCACCACCGGCGAAGAGTTCATGGCCGCCGCATGGGAAACCGCGGCGATGGGCGGCGGCGCGCCGATCCCGTCCGACGGACTGGAGGCCAGCGCCTACCGACACATCGACGACGTCCGCCGCGCCCCCTGGTGGACGATGTCCCCGCCCGGCATGCTCGACGGCGGCGTCACCGAAGACGACGTCCTGCCCCTGACCTACGAGCCGGGCCCCGAACCGCGCGGCGACCTCAAGGCCATCGGCGCCATGATGGCCCAGCTGCGTCAAGCCACGGTCGACGGCCAACGAGTCGCCTATGTGGCGGGCACGCCGGCCGGCGTTCGTCGTCAAGCCGAAAAGTTCCGGGAGGCCGGCATCGCCTGCCGCATCGCCACCGGCCCCGAACAGCCCGAACCCGGACGAATCACCGTCTACCAGGGCGTCAGCCACGGCGGCCTGGTGTTCCCCCGCACCGACGGCGGCGCACTGACCGTCATCGCCGAAGCCGACGTCACCGGCAACCGGGTCACCGACATCGGCGGCGGACGCCGTAAACCCGCCAAACGCCGCAACCGCGTCGACCCGCTGGCCCTCACCGCCGGCGACTACGTCGTGCACGACACCCACGGCATCGGGCGATTCGTCAAACTCACCGAACGCACCATCGGCACCGGCGATGACATGGCGCGGCGCGAATACGTCGTGCTGGAATACGCCTCCGGCAAACGCGGCGGGCCGCCCGACCAGCTCTACGTGCCCATGGAAAGCCTCGACCAGCTCACCCGCTACGTCGGCGGCGAAAAACCCACCCTGTCGAAGATGGGCGGCTCCGACTGGAAGAGCACCAAACGCAAGGCCCGCGGCGCGGTCCGCGAAATCGCCGAGGAACTGGTCAAGCTCTACGCCGAGCGGCAGGCCGCGCCGGGCCACGCCTTCGCGCCCGACTCGCCGTGGCAGGCGGAGATGGAGGACAACTTCCCCTTCGCCGAAACCGAGGACCAGCTCACCGCCATCGCAGAGATCAAGGCCGACATGGAGAAGCCCGCGCCGATGGACCGCGTGCTCATCGGCGACGTCGGCTACGGCAAAACCGAAGTGGCCCTGCGCGCCGCGTTCAAGGCGGTGCAGGACGGCAAGCAGGTGGCGGTGCTCGTGCCCACGACCCTGCTGGCCCAACAGCACCTGGCGACGTTCTCCGAGCGCATGGAGGGCTTCCCCGTGACCATCCGAGGCCTGAGCCGCTTCACGTCGACGCGCGAGGCGAAGGAGATCATCACGGGGCTGGCCGAGGGCACCGTCGACATCGTCATCGGAACCCACCGTCTGCTGCAGACCGGCGTGACGTGGAAGGAGCTGGGCCTGGTCATCGTCGACGAGGAGCAGCGCTTCGGCGTCGAGCACAAGGAGCACATCAAGGCGCTGCGCAACCACGTCGACGTGCTGACGATGTCGGCGACGCCGATCCCGCGCACCCTGGAAATGTCGATGGCCGGCATCCGCGAGATGAGCCAGATCCTCACCCCGCCGGAGGACCGCCATCCCGTGCTGACGTACGTCGGCGCGCAGTCGGACAAGCAGATCGCCGCGGCCATCCGCCGCGAGCTGCTGCGCGACGGCCAGGTGTTCTACCTGCACAACAAGGTCAGCACCATCGACAAGGCCGCCCAGAAGGTCCGCGACCTGGTGCCGGAGGCCCGCGTCGTCGTCGCTCACGGCCAGATGGGCGAGGACATGCTCGAACGCACCGTCCAGGGGTTCTGGGACCGCGAGTTCGACGTGCTGGTGTGCACGACGATCGTGGAAACCGGCCTGGACATCGCCAATGCCAACACGCTGATCGTGGAAAACGCCCACCACATGGGCCTGTCGCAGCTGCACCAGCTGCGCGGCCGGGTGGGCCGTTCCCGCGAACGCGCCTACGCCTATTTCCTGTATCCGGCGGACCAGACTTTGACGGAAACGTCCTACGATCGGCTGTCCACCATCGCGCAGAACAATGATCTCGGCGCGGGAATGGCCGTGGCGATGAAGGACCTGGAAATGCGCGGCGCGGGAAACGTGCTCGGCGCGGAACAGTCCGGCCACATTTCCGGCGTCGGTTTCGACATGTACGTCAGATTGGTCGGCGAGGCGGTCGCCGCGTTGAAGGCGGTCGCCGACGGCGAAACGCCCGACGCGTCGGCGCAGGAACCGAAGGAGATCCGCATCGATTTGCCCGTCGACGCGAATATCCCGGCGTCCTACGTCGATTCGGAGCGGCTGCGCCTGGAGGCGTACAGGAAGTTCGCGTCGGCGCAGGCCCTGGAGGACGTCGACGTCGTCCTCGACGAGTTGTCGGACCGGTACGGGGAACCTCCGGTGGAGGTGCAGCGGCTCGCGGCGATTTCCCGATTGCGCATCATTTGCCGCGAATTCGGCGTGCATGAAGTTCAGGCGACGGGTTCGCACATTAAGATCGGGCCCATGGAGCTCGCCGATTCGAAGCAGGTGCGTTTGAAGCGCCTGCATCCGCAATCGACGTATCGGGCCGCATCGCGGACCGTTTCCGTGGCCGTTCCGAAGGAAGGGAAGGGCCTGCGAGCCAAGCCGGTGCGTGATGTCGCGCTCGTTCAGTGGGTCGCGGATTTCCTGACCGGCATGGCGGGAATTCCCGTCATGGACATCGTCGGCGGCGCTCACGGCGGAAAGGATCGGAAATGA
- a CDS encoding ISL3 family transposase, producing MPDSTSLIADTIIRTVELGLTITGAAIDERHTWITCRPVEQDASCPACGMKGRLRDHRIRELVDLPVVGHPTRLRIRLPRFTCTNTACATKIFQQQLVCAKRKAKLTDRCTRWILQRLAIDRMSVAAISKSLDIGWDLVNQVALEQAWELIYADPTHLAGVRVLGVDEHKWKHRRGDGTPGFVTVIVDLTPNVDGTGPARLLDMVPGRSAEVLRRWLAAREKSFRDRVKVVAMDGFAGYHTATTEQLPKARKVMDPFHVVHLAADKLTMTRQRIQQDTCGHRGRSGDPLYGVRRILLTRMGLLTDRQKAKLDAVFADERHTAVDVTHWTYQDIIAAYEHPDRRVGKRWMYKIMCRIRKDLPAGVQELGQLGRTMWKRRAEILAYFDTGASNGPVEAINGRLEHLRGIALGFRNLNHYILRSLIHSGGFQAKINAL from the coding sequence ATGCCCGATTCTACGTCTCTTATTGCTGACACCATCATCCGGACCGTTGAACTCGGCCTGACCATCACGGGCGCCGCGATCGATGAGCGCCACACGTGGATCACCTGCCGCCCGGTGGAACAGGATGCCTCCTGCCCGGCCTGCGGGATGAAAGGCCGGCTGCGTGATCACCGGATCCGTGAACTCGTGGACCTGCCCGTCGTCGGGCATCCCACCCGGTTACGGATCCGGCTACCCCGTTTCACCTGCACCAACACCGCCTGTGCGACAAAGATCTTTCAACAGCAACTCGTGTGCGCGAAGCGGAAAGCCAAGCTCACCGACCGCTGCACCCGCTGGATCCTCCAGCGCCTGGCGATTGACCGCATGAGCGTTGCCGCGATCTCGAAGTCCCTGGACATCGGCTGGGATCTGGTCAACCAGGTAGCCCTCGAACAGGCCTGGGAGCTGATCTACGCTGATCCCACCCACCTGGCCGGAGTCCGCGTCCTGGGGGTGGACGAGCACAAATGGAAACACCGCCGCGGCGACGGTACTCCCGGTTTCGTCACCGTCATCGTCGACCTGACGCCGAACGTGGACGGCACCGGGCCCGCCCGGCTGTTGGACATGGTGCCGGGCAGATCCGCTGAGGTGCTGCGCCGCTGGCTCGCCGCCCGGGAGAAGTCCTTCCGCGACCGGGTGAAAGTCGTGGCGATGGACGGATTCGCCGGCTACCACACCGCCACCACCGAGCAGCTGCCGAAGGCGAGGAAGGTGATGGACCCGTTCCACGTCGTGCACCTGGCCGCCGACAAGCTGACTATGACCCGGCAGCGGATCCAACAGGACACCTGTGGGCATCGCGGCCGGTCAGGGGATCCCTTGTACGGGGTGCGTCGGATCCTGCTAACCCGGATGGGACTGCTGACCGACAGGCAGAAAGCGAAGCTGGACGCGGTGTTCGCTGATGAGCGGCACACGGCTGTGGATGTCACGCACTGGACGTATCAGGACATCATCGCAGCCTATGAGCATCCTGACCGTCGGGTCGGGAAGAGGTGGATGTACAAAATCATGTGCCGGATCCGGAAAGATCTTCCCGCCGGGGTCCAGGAGCTGGGGCAGTTGGGCCGGACGATGTGGAAACGACGGGCCGAGATCCTCGCGTACTTCGACACCGGCGCTTCCAATGGCCCCGTCGAGGCCATCAACGGACGGTTGGAGCACCTGCGTGGCATCGCACTCGGGTTCAGGAACCTCAACCACTACATCTTGCGGTCACTGATCCACTCCGGAGGGTTCCAGGCCAAGATCAACGCACTCTAA